AAGAAATTAATTGAAACTAACTTGCGTTTAGTGGTGGCGATTGCCAAAAGATTTACTGGAAAAAGTTTGTCGCTTTTGGATTTGATTCAGGAAGGCAACATCGGTTTATTCCGCGCGGTGGAAAAATTTGATTATCGCAAAGGTTATAAATTTTCAACTTACGCTACCTGGTGGATTCGTCAAGCGATTACCCGCGCCCTGGCCGATCAATCGCGCACTATCAGAATACCGGTCCACATGGTGGAAACCATCAATAAGTTTAAACAGATTGAACGTCGTTTGATTCAGGATTTAGGGCGTGAACCGTTGCCGGAGGAAATTGCGGCAGAAATGGGAGAGCCGGTCGAAAAAATTAATCATATTATTAACATTGCCCAAGATACAATCTCAATTGAAACGTCTGTTGGCGACGATGACGAAGACAGCACTTTGGAAGATTTTATCGAAGATGTCAAAACCGTGACACCGGATAGAGTTGCCGCCTTGCAATTATTGAAAGATTATGTTAAAGATGTTATCTCCGACTTAACTCCTAGGGAGCAGAAAATTTTAAGTATGCGGTTTGGTCTGTCTGATGGGGTATCGCATACCTTAGAAGAGGTTGGTAAGGAGTTTGATGTTACGCGTGAGCGTATCAGACAAATTGAGGCTAAAGCTTTGGAAAAAATCGGTAAG
The Candidatus Buchananbacteria bacterium CG10_big_fil_rev_8_21_14_0_10_42_9 DNA segment above includes these coding regions:
- a CDS encoding RNA polymerase sigma factor RpoD yields the protein MPKAKKKTTVKKATKPKAKKKTTVKKATKPKAKKKTTKRVRKTLTRTRKEKVAFPEAESQKLLNKGCMRGFITEREILYSFPEIEEYLNDYENFVTAIEQKGVQIIEVQNDLLQDQKQQQNLLDQVISSAVDKKRFDISDIASDSIQMYLREIGKVPLLTSEEEIQLAKRIERGDKEAKKKLIETNLRLVVAIAKRFTGKSLSLLDLIQEGNIGLFRAVEKFDYRKGYKFSTYATWWIRQAITRALADQSRTIRIPVHMVETINKFKQIERRLIQDLGREPLPEEIAAEMGEPVEKINHIINIAQDTISIETSVGDDDEDSTLEDFIEDVKTVTPDRVAALQLLKDYVKDVISDLTPREQKILSMRFGLSDGVSHTLEEVGKEFDVTRERIRQIEAKALEKIGKHELIRKLRDY